Below is a window of Gilliamella sp. ESL0405 DNA.
ACAGAACAACTATTCGTAACCGGATTGTTATGCCGCCTATTGGCACCAACTTCGCCACCCTTAACGGGGAAATGGTTGAAGACCATATTCAGTACTACGAACAACGAGCAAAAGGCGGGACTGGGCTTATTATCCTTGAAAATGTCTGTGTTGATTTTCCCTATGGTACCAATGGCACAACCCAACTGAGAATCGATAATGATCAGTATATCCCCGGTCTGTTTAAATTTACCGAGCGAATGCATAAACATGGCGCATCGGTTGCCGTGCAAATTAATCATGCCGGCGCATCAGCCTATCCCGGTCGTTTAAATGGTTTACAACCGATTTCATCGTCGAATATCCCGTCTAAAACCGGCGGTAATGTGCCAAGACCGGCAACCGTTGAAGAGCTTAATGAAATCGTAAAACAATACGGGCTTGCCGCTCAACGTGCTCAGCGGGCAGGCTTTGATGCCGTTGAAATTCATGGTGGGCACTCTTATTTGCTGAGTCAATTTTTATCACCAATCTATAATCGGCGTACCGATGAATTTGGTGGCAGCGCAGAAAATCGCTCTCGCCTTATTCGAATGGTTATTGATGAGATGCGCACAAAAGTTGGACCACATTTCCCAATTTTATTACGGATTAGTGCAGTTGATTTTGTCGACGGCGGCAATAGTTTAGATGATACGTTAGAAATTCTTCAATACCTTGCTGACGGGGTGGATGTGTTTGATGTGTCAGCGGCACAAAATGATACGATTCAATTTCAAATCGATCAGATGAACTTACCGGACGGCTGGCGTGCTTATATGGCTAAAGCCGTGCGTGATAAATTTAATAAGCCAACAATTGCATCGGGTAATTTTCGCGATCCGGCAATTATTGCTAAAACCATTGAAGAAGGCACCGCTGATTTTGTGGTGTTGGGTCGTGGGTTGATTGCAGAGCCTTATTGGGTTGAAAAAGTGCAAAATAACGAACTTGATACGTTAAGAAAATGTATCTCGTGCAATATTGGTTGTGCCGATCATCGTATCGCTCGTTCTAAACCGATTCGCTGCACGGTTAATCCCGATATTATTAGCTACGAAGACTACAAACGTTATCAAATTTCAACACCCATTAATGTTGTGGTTATTGGCGGCGGAACGGCAGGTCTTGAAGCAGCATGCAGCGCAGCTGAAGTTGGCTGTAAGGTCACTTTATTTGAGGAAAAACCTTTTTTAGGTGGACTTTCAATGATGATTTCACGCTTTCCTTATAAAGCACGCATTGCCGATTTACCTAAATTTTTAATTAATCGGGCAAAAAAATTAAAAAATCTGACCATTAAGCTAAATACGACAGCAACGCCAGATGTTATCGAAAGTCTTAAGCCAGATTTAGTGGTGAGTGCTACCGGTTCAAAGCCCCTTTTGCCACCAATTAAAGGCTTGCAAGCTCAACTGCAATCGAATAATCGTAAGGTGTTTTCGATCTTCGATATTATGCAAGATTTTTCACAATTTACCGATATTCCTAATAAAAAAGTGGTGGTGATTGGTGGTGGCGCCGTTGGTTTGGATGTGGTGGAATATTTCTCAGAAAACAAGGCTAAAGATGTTTCGATTGTCGAAATGAAATCGGCTATGGCAGAAGATTTAGATTATATTGGTCGAATTTCCATGATGACAATGCTTAATCACAATGGAGTAAATGTTCATTTATCAACGACTTTATTAGAAGTCGCCGACAATTACTTTTTGGTAAGCGATAAAGACGGCAACCAATTTAAACTACCTTTCGATTACGGTTTTGTTTGTCTAGGTATGCAAAGTGAAAATACTTATAGCGCTGCATTTATTGAGCACGCCAAAGCACATAACTATATTTTTCATAAAATTGGTGATAATAAGCAGGCGCGCAAACTTATTGACGGAATGCGTGAAGGACGAGATGTGATCACCTTAATTCAACGCTTAGAAAGAATTAAAGCCAACAAAGTACGTGGAGTTGATATCAATAAACCTTTATAATACGCTGTTATGATAACCGAATTTTCAAGCAGTTGAACGCACATAGCTGAAAGATTGTGCAAATTTGCTTACGGTTGAACTTTAACAAGTATATACTTAATTAGGCTCTCTGATTGAAAATAATGAGAGCTAATAATTTTTTATGGCTTAAACGCTCATTTCATATCGGGTTGGCGAATTAACCTTAAGTTATTTAAGTATATCATTAGCAGTAAATTAAGAGGTTTATCTTTATGTTTCCTTGGTGGACTAAAATCTATTTGTCACTAATTCAGATCCCGGTTAAGCTTTTTGTCAAAAGCAAACCGATTCCGACCGATCCAATTACTGAATTAGATTTGGATACCAATAGACCTATCTTATATGTACTACCTTATAACTCTCAGATCGATTTAATGGTCGTTCGTTCGCTGTGTTTACGTTATGATTTACCTGATCCATTAAAAGGCATCGATATTAATGGCAAAATTGTGCCGGCTTTTATCTATATTGATAAAGGTCCTGGCTTTTTTGCTTCTAACCAGCTGCAAAATATGTCTATCGATATTTTAAAAGACTATATTTCGGCGCATCAGCAAAATGAAGATCTGGATATCCAAATGTTACCTGTTTCGGTTATGTTTGGACGTAGCCCGGATAAAGAAGGTAAAAAGAAACCTACGTTGCAAGTGCTTGGCGCAACTTATAAATTATATAAAATCATTGTTTCAGGTCGAGACTGCTATACCCGTTTTTCCCGTACAGTATCGTTTAAAGCTTTACAGAATGATAAGCAGCAAGATATTTCGGTATTAGCTCATAAATTGGCTCGTGTTGCCCGAATTCATTTTGCTAAACAGAGAATGGCTTCGGTCGGACCTAAATTGCCGGTCAGACAAGAGATGCTCAACGGTTTACTTAAAAAACCGGGATTAGCTGAAGCGATTGAAGAAGAGGCGAAAAGTAAAAATATCAGTCAAGAGAAAGCGCAAAGAAATGCGTTAGCGATGTTAAATGAGATTGCCGCTAACTTTTCTTACCGAATGCTGCGTATCACCGATTTTGTACTGACTTGGGCATGGAATAGGCTCTATCAAGGCTTAAAAGTTACCAATGCTGACCCGGTGCGAGAACTGGCTCAAAATGGTCATGAAATTGTCTACGCACCTTGTCATCGAAGCCATATGGATTACCTGTTATTATCCTATGTTCTGTATCGTCAAGGATTAGTGCCACCACATATTGCCGCTGGTATTAATCTCAATTTCTGGCCTGCAGGTCCGATTTTTAGACGATTGGGGGCATTTTTTATCCGACGTTCGTTTCGAGGCAATAAACTTTATACTTCTGTTTTTCGGGAATATCTTGCTGAACTATTTATCCGTGGTTATGCGGTTGAATACTTTATCGAGGGCGGCCGCTCACGTACCGGTCGATTGCTCGATCCGAAAACGGGTATGTTAATGATGACCGTTCAAACACTTTTGCGTGGCGATGCAAGGCCGATCACTATTGTTCCGGTCTATATCGGCTACGAGCATGTTTTAGAAGTTGCCACTTATGCCAATGAACTGCGTGGCGCTCAAAAAAAGAAAGAGAGTTTATGGCGCACCATTAAAGCCTTTTTAAAACTGAAAAAATTGGGTTATGGTTATGTCAATTTTGGCCACCCTATACCTTTAAACCAATTTTTAACGCAACAAGTTCCGCAATGGCGAGATGCTATCGAACCAACCGGCACAGTGCGCCCGAACTGGCTGACACCGACAACCAATTTGTTGGCTAAAGAGATTATGGAGCGCATTAACTCATCAGCGGCAATTAATGCAATGAACTTATGTTGCTCGATCTTATTAGCAGCCGATCAACGAGCGCTAACTAAAGTGAGATTGCTTGAGCATATCAGTTATTTGATTAAACTATTTAAAAGCATTCCTTATTCGGATTTGATAACCATTCCCGATCAGACGCCCGAAGAGTTATTCGAGCATGCTAAACAAATGGGTAAATTTGTCATCACAACCGATGAAGCGGGTGAAATTGTTGGGCTTACAGCCGAACAAGCCATTTTAATGACGTATTACCGCAACAATATTCAACATTTGTTAATTATTCCAGCCATTGTTGCCAGAATTCTGTTAAAGCATAATCGAATCTCATCACAAGAGGTTGTTGAGCAAGTGAAATTGCTGTTCCCGTTAATTAAATCGGAACTGTTTCTTTATCATAACGATGAGCAATTAACTCAATATGTTCATCAGATCATTGACGCTTATGCTGAGTTGAATTTGATCAGTTATTCTCCGGATAAATTAACATTGAATTATTTAAAAATGTCGGGATTGCAATTACTCTCTTCATCTTCTAAAGATACATTACAGCGTTACGTTATTGCTTTTTCATTATTGCAAAAAGATCCAAGCATTAGCCGAGGCACGCTAGAGAAAGAAGCACGCCTTATTGCTGAAAGATTATCAGTTTTACATGGTATTAATGCACCTGAATTTTTCGATAAAGGTGTTTTTTCAGCATTGGTCAGTTCAATGCGAGAACAGGGTTATTTAGATGATAAAGGCGATGCTAACTTGCCGAAAATTGAGGCAATGAATAACATTCTTAAACCTCTTATCACCGCCCGAGTGATGCAAACGATTGATGAAATTAATCCACTTGATAAGTAGATAAATTAACGCCTATTTTGGATAATCTTGCTCATGAACTTCCCATGAGCAAGACAATAATACAATACTTCATTTTTTTACACTAAAACACAGCTTAAATCTTAATTTTTTGCATGAATAATCGAGATTATTCAACAGATTTCTATTTTTTTCATTAATTCAGCCCCATTTATTTGACATATGTCAAAACTTTACATTTTTGCACTTGTTTTTCCCTTTATTTCCGGTCAATTAAATATTATCATTACAATTAATAGGGATGTTTTTTACTGCTTCCAACATAATAAATTTAATAATGTAATGTCAGCTTTTTAAGGAGTTCATATGCTATTTAACCGTAGACAGTTCTTTAAGATCTGTGCTGGTGGCATGGCAGGAACAACGGTTGCTACGTTGGGATTTGCGCCCAATGTAGCGCTTGCACAAACTCGCCAATATAAACTATTAAAATCAAAAGAAACACGCAATAACTGCACCTATTGTTCGGTAGGATGTGGCATGTTGCTCTATAGTCGTGGGGATGGTGCTAAAAATGCCGAGTCTTCGATTTTTCATATTGAAGGCGATCCTGATCATCCGGTGAGTCGAGGTTCTCTTTGTCCGAAAGGTGCTGGTGTGCTCGATTATATTAAAAGCGAGCAACGGGTTAAATATCCGGAATATCGAGCGCCAGGCTCTGATAAGTGGCAACGCATTAGTTGGGATGACGCAATAGACCGTATCGCTCGCTTAATGAAAGCTGACCGTGACAAAAATTTTATCGAGAAAAATAAACAAGGTACCACCGTTAATCGCTGGACAACAACCGGTTGGGCGGTGACCTCAGCAGCCAGTAATGAAACTGGTTGGTTAGCGTTTAAAATTGCCCGTTCACTGGGTATGTTAAGCCTTGAAACGCAAGCTAGGGTCTGTCATGGTCCTTCGGTATCAAGCTTAGCGGCAACCTATGGTCGTGGCGCAATGACCAACAATTGGAATGATATTAAAAATGCCAATGTGGTTATTGTTATGGGCGGTAATGCGGCTGAAGCGCACCCGGTTGGCTTTAAATGGGCTATTGAAGCAAAAATTTCAAATGGCGCCGAACTGATTGCTATTGATCCACGGTTTCATCGAACAGCTTCGGTAGCTGACCATTATGTCCCCATTCGCTCCGGCTCTGATATTGCTTTTTTACTTGGAGTGATTAATTATCTGATCACGCATAACGAAGTTAATTTTGACTATTTAGTCACCCATAGTAATGCCAGCTTACTGGTTCGGGATGATTTTAATTTTGATGAAGCTTCCGGACTATTTAGTGGTTATGATGCGGCTAATCGTCAGTATGATCAGACCAGTTGGGCTTACCAAAAAGATGGCAATGGCTACGCCTTAAGAGATAAAACCCTTAGCCATCCGCGTTGTGTTTGGAATCTGCTTAAAAAACATGTCAGCCGCTATACGCCGGAAATGGTTAATCAAATAACCGGTAGCCCGATTGACAATTTTTTACACGTTTGTCGTTCTTTAGCTAGCACCAAAACCAATGATAGAGCTGCGACATTTTTATATGCGTTAGGTTGGACACAACACACTTATGGCACCCAAATTATCCGCACAGCGGCAATGATTCAACTCATTTTAGGTAATATTGGCGTTATGGGCGGAGGCATTAATGCCTTGCGTGGACACTCTAACATTCAAGGTTTAACCGATGTAGGCTTGCTATCCAATCGCCTGCCAGCTTATCTTGATTTACCAAAAGAATCGCAAGTTTCACTTGAGCAGTATTTAGATGAAAAAACCCCAAAACCGCTTGGTCCCAACGAGGTCAATTTTTGGGGGAATTATCCTAAATTCTTTATCAGCTTTATGAAATCCATGTATGGCGATAAAGCCACAAAAGAGAATAATTGGGGATTTGATTGGCTACCTAAGTGGGATCAAACTTACGACATGTTGCGATTTAGTAAAATGATGCGTGACGGCCAAGCTAATGGTTTTATCTGCCAAGGCTTTAATCCACTTGCGGCTTTACCGGATAAAAACAGCATTCGTGAAGGGTTATCTAATTTAAAATTTTTAGTGAGCATAGACCCGCTACCAACCGAAACAGCCGAATTTTGGAAAAATCATGGTGAGTCTAACGATGTTGATTCTAGCAAAATCCAAACTGAAGTCTTTAGGCTACCTTCGAACTGTTTTGCTGAAGAAAACGGCACAATCGTTAACTCTTCACGCTTGTTACAATGGCACTGGGCGGCGGCAAGGCCTCCATATGAATCCCTTTACGATCCGGAAATCATTGCTCGTATCTATTTAAGAATTAAAGAGCTATATGCCCTTGAAGGTGGAGCTTATCATGAAGCTATCGATAATCTAACCTGGGATTATCAAGAACCAGAAGGACCAGCAGCCGAAGAGTTAGCCAAAGAGTGTAATGGTCGAGCACTAGCCGATCTCACCGATGCTAATGGCAATGTGGTGCTGAAAAAAGGACAATTATTGAGCGGATTTGCTCAATTAAAAGCCGACGGTACCACCTCTTCGGGTATTTGGATTTTCTGTGGCTCATGGACTGAACAAGGCAACCAAATGGCGCGGCGAGATCCTAGCGATCCGTCCGGTAAAGGTGTGCATGCTGGCTGGGCATGGGCATGGCCAATGAATCGCCGAGTACTGTATAACCGTGCTTCTGCTGATGAGAATGGTAATCCATGGGATCCTAAACGGGTATTAGTTAAATGGAATGGTTCAAGTTGGGTGGGTAATGATGTCGCCGATTTTACCGCTACATTACCACCGAGTTCAGGCGCTGGCGCATTTATTATGAATAACGACGGTTTAGGCGGATTATTTTGCTTAAATCGGTTAGTTGACGGACCTTTCCCGGAGCATTATGAACCGTTTGAAACACCAATTTCAAATAACCCTATGCACCCCAAACAAGTCAGTAGTCCGGTTGCGAGAGTATTTAAAGAAGATTTAGCTCGCTTAGGTAGCGCCAATGATTTCCCTTATGTCGGCACCACTTACAGTATTACTGAACACTTCCATTTTTGGACTCAACATGCAAGGCTAGCCTCCATTACGCAACCAGAGCAATTTATTGAACTTAGCGAGAATTTAGCAAGTAAAAAAGGCATAAAACTGGGCGATATGGTTAAAGTCACTTCATATCGAGGCTATATCAAGGCTAAAGCAGTTGTCACTAAACGCCTGCCAACTTTAACAGTTGACGGTAAAGAGATCGAAACTATTGGCATTCCTATTGTATGGGGATTTACCGGCCAGACGAAAAAAGGATTTTTGGTCAATGAGTTAACACCGCACTTAGGCGATGCTAATTCACAAACGCCGGAGTATAAATCGTTTTTAGTCAATATCGAAAAAGTTACCACAGCGGCATAGGGAGGAAGATTTAGTTATGTCATTACAAACTCAAGATATTATTCGCCGCTCAGCAACCAATGCTTTAACACCGGCGCCACGAGCTCGGGACTACCAGCAAGAGGTAGCCAAATTAATCGATGTCACAACTTGCATCGGCTGTAAAGCCTGCCAAGTTGCGTGTAGCGAATGGAATGATTTACGCGCTGAAGTTGGTCATACCGTTGGTGTTTATGATAATCCCGCTGATTTAGCACCCAAAGCGTGGACGGTTATGCGCTATTCGGAAGTGGAAGTAAATGGTAAATTCGAATGGTTAATACGCAAAGATGGTTGTATGCACTGTTCCGATCCGGGCTGTTTAAAAGCCTGCCCTTCAGAAGGGGCAATTATACAATATGCCAACGGTATCGTTGATTTTCAGTCAGAACACTGTATTGGCTGTGGCTACTGTATGGCCGGTTGTCCATTTAACATTCCAAGAGTCAGTAAAGAAGATAATCACTCCTATAAATGTACGTTATGTGTCGATCGGGTTTCAGTGGGTCAAGAGCCGGCGTGTGTCAAAACCTGCCCAACCGGCGCCATTCATTTTGGTACTAAGCAAGATATGATTCGCCATGCTGAGCATCGTATTGAAGATCTGAAAAAACGTGGATTTGAGCATGCCGGGCTTTATGATCCTCAAGGTGTGGGTGGTACGCATGTTATGTATGTGTTACATCATGCTGATCAGCCAGAACTTTATCACGGTTTACCGAAAGATCCGCATATCAGTGACGTTGTTAAATTTTGGAAAGGTGTCTGGAAGCCGATTTCGGCTGCGGCCTTTGTTGCCACATTTGGTGGATTACTATTCCATTATATGGGTGTCGGTGCAATTGAAGTAGATGAAGATGATATTGAACACGAAAAACAAGCCGATCAACAAGCAAGAAAACGTTTAGGCCTACCTATTTTTGGTCGAAAAAATAGTATCGATTCATCACAACAGGAGAATCACCATGAATAAAAAAGGAATGATATTAAGAACACCACTTATTGTTCGCTTTTGCCACTGGTGTATGGTGTGCTTGTTTATTTTAACTGCGCTTTCAGGTTTATCTTTGTTTTTTCCGTCGATTAAACTATTTAGCTTAGTGCTCGGAACACCACAATTAGTTAGGGCATTACATCCAATTATTGGTTGTGTTGTTTTTGTACTGTTGATGTTTATGTTTTTAAAACTGGCTCATCATAACATCCCCAATAAAAACGATATTATTTGGATTAAAAACTTCAAAAGCGTCATTATGGGTAAAGAAGAAGGCATTCCGATAGGCAAATACAATATCGGGCAAAAGTTTTTATTCTGGTGCATTATGGGCTTAATTTCGGTCTTGTTTATTACCGGTATGATCATGTGGCGTAGATACGTTTCAGATTATTTCCCGGTTTATATTGTCCGTATTGCGATATTTTTCCATTCACTTGCCGCAATCGCTTTAATTCTACTTGCTATCGGTCACGCTTATATGGCTATTTGGGTGAAAGGCTCGATCAAAGGGATGATTACAGGTTATGTATCAAGAGCATGGGCACGTAAAAATCACTCAGCATGGTATGAGGAGGAAATGCAACAGCTTTATCAACAAGAACTGAAAGAAAATTCAAACAGCAAAACTGAGCAGGCAACGCAAAGTGATCAAAAACCGGCTGAAATATAATTAAAACCATCCGCTGATACCTGTCGGCGGAAGTTTCTTAATTGACAATAAATCATGGTTAATATATCAATTACAGGTAAGCAATAATGAGTATAAAAATTGTCCCACAAGCACAACTCGAACAACACAATTTCAATTCAATTATTAAACAAATCCCGTTAGTTTTTTATCCTTCTGCAAAAACGCTTTATACTCATCGAGTAGAACGTTTACAAGCATTAGCCCAAAAAAGCCCATTTAGTGATTATTTAAATTTCTGTCTTCAAATAGCCCAGCAACAAGCTAATTTAGTAAAACAACAACCAGTTGAGCTTCACCAATCAATCCCGTTAAATAACGATAATCCACCATTAAGTTTAAAAAATTTACCATTAAGCGATGTGTGGCAAAAATATTTAAATCAATTGTTACAAGCCATTTCCGACACAACCCCGCAAATTACCTTGGTCATTGAGTCACTGCTTAAAAATAGTGCTGAGCAACTACAGCAAAAAGCGCTTTATTTACTCAATGGTAAGCTCAATAAGGTAGAAGGTAATGAATCGATATTTATTTGGTCGGCGCTTTCGCTTTACTATTGCCAGTTAGCTAGCCAAATTAAAGGTAAAGCGGTTGCGGAAAATACCGATAACAGTTGGTTATGTCCTGTTTGTAATAGTATGCCGGTGGCAAGTGTCATTCAAATTGGCGGTAATAATGGTTTACGTTACTTACATTGTAGTTTGTGTGAAAGCGAGTGGTATGTGCCACGAGTAAAATGTACCAGTTGTGATGATTTACAACATATAGAATATTTTTCACTGGATAATACATTAGCCGCAATTAAAACGGAATGTTGTCATGCTTGTCAAAGCTATCTGAAAATCTTTGATCAAGATAAAGACCCACATTTAGAAGTGATTGCTGATGATATCGCTTCATTAATTTTAGA
It encodes the following:
- the fdnG gene encoding formate dehydrogenase-N subunit alpha, with the translated sequence MLFNRRQFFKICAGGMAGTTVATLGFAPNVALAQTRQYKLLKSKETRNNCTYCSVGCGMLLYSRGDGAKNAESSIFHIEGDPDHPVSRGSLCPKGAGVLDYIKSEQRVKYPEYRAPGSDKWQRISWDDAIDRIARLMKADRDKNFIEKNKQGTTVNRWTTTGWAVTSAASNETGWLAFKIARSLGMLSLETQARVCHGPSVSSLAATYGRGAMTNNWNDIKNANVVIVMGGNAAEAHPVGFKWAIEAKISNGAELIAIDPRFHRTASVADHYVPIRSGSDIAFLLGVINYLITHNEVNFDYLVTHSNASLLVRDDFNFDEASGLFSGYDAANRQYDQTSWAYQKDGNGYALRDKTLSHPRCVWNLLKKHVSRYTPEMVNQITGSPIDNFLHVCRSLASTKTNDRAATFLYALGWTQHTYGTQIIRTAAMIQLILGNIGVMGGGINALRGHSNIQGLTDVGLLSNRLPAYLDLPKESQVSLEQYLDEKTPKPLGPNEVNFWGNYPKFFISFMKSMYGDKATKENNWGFDWLPKWDQTYDMLRFSKMMRDGQANGFICQGFNPLAALPDKNSIREGLSNLKFLVSIDPLPTETAEFWKNHGESNDVDSSKIQTEVFRLPSNCFAEENGTIVNSSRLLQWHWAAARPPYESLYDPEIIARIYLRIKELYALEGGAYHEAIDNLTWDYQEPEGPAAEELAKECNGRALADLTDANGNVVLKKGQLLSGFAQLKADGTTSSGIWIFCGSWTEQGNQMARRDPSDPSGKGVHAGWAWAWPMNRRVLYNRASADENGNPWDPKRVLVKWNGSSWVGNDVADFTATLPPSSGAGAFIMNNDGLGGLFCLNRLVDGPFPEHYEPFETPISNNPMHPKQVSSPVARVFKEDLARLGSANDFPYVGTTYSITEHFHFWTQHARLASITQPEQFIELSENLASKKGIKLGDMVKVTSYRGYIKAKAVVTKRLPTLTVDGKEIETIGIPIVWGFTGQTKKGFLVNELTPHLGDANSQTPEYKSFLVNIEKVTTAA
- a CDS encoding FAD-dependent oxidoreductase, translating into MPNLSAIFEPFVINRTTIRNRIVMPPIGTNFATLNGEMVEDHIQYYEQRAKGGTGLIILENVCVDFPYGTNGTTQLRIDNDQYIPGLFKFTERMHKHGASVAVQINHAGASAYPGRLNGLQPISSSNIPSKTGGNVPRPATVEELNEIVKQYGLAAQRAQRAGFDAVEIHGGHSYLLSQFLSPIYNRRTDEFGGSAENRSRLIRMVIDEMRTKVGPHFPILLRISAVDFVDGGNSLDDTLEILQYLADGVDVFDVSAAQNDTIQFQIDQMNLPDGWRAYMAKAVRDKFNKPTIASGNFRDPAIIAKTIEEGTADFVVLGRGLIAEPYWVEKVQNNELDTLRKCISCNIGCADHRIARSKPIRCTVNPDIISYEDYKRYQISTPINVVVIGGGTAGLEAACSAAEVGCKVTLFEEKPFLGGLSMMISRFPYKARIADLPKFLINRAKKLKNLTIKLNTTATPDVIESLKPDLVVSATGSKPLLPPIKGLQAQLQSNNRKVFSIFDIMQDFSQFTDIPNKKVVVIGGGAVGLDVVEYFSENKAKDVSIVEMKSAMAEDLDYIGRISMMTMLNHNGVNVHLSTTLLEVADNYFLVSDKDGNQFKLPFDYGFVCLGMQSENTYSAAFIEHAKAHNYIFHKIGDNKQARKLIDGMREGRDVITLIQRLERIKANKVRGVDINKPL
- the plsB gene encoding glycerol-3-phosphate 1-O-acyltransferase PlsB, encoding MFPWWTKIYLSLIQIPVKLFVKSKPIPTDPITELDLDTNRPILYVLPYNSQIDLMVVRSLCLRYDLPDPLKGIDINGKIVPAFIYIDKGPGFFASNQLQNMSIDILKDYISAHQQNEDLDIQMLPVSVMFGRSPDKEGKKKPTLQVLGATYKLYKIIVSGRDCYTRFSRTVSFKALQNDKQQDISVLAHKLARVARIHFAKQRMASVGPKLPVRQEMLNGLLKKPGLAEAIEEEAKSKNISQEKAQRNALAMLNEIAANFSYRMLRITDFVLTWAWNRLYQGLKVTNADPVRELAQNGHEIVYAPCHRSHMDYLLLSYVLYRQGLVPPHIAAGINLNFWPAGPIFRRLGAFFIRRSFRGNKLYTSVFREYLAELFIRGYAVEYFIEGGRSRTGRLLDPKTGMLMMTVQTLLRGDARPITIVPVYIGYEHVLEVATYANELRGAQKKKESLWRTIKAFLKLKKLGYGYVNFGHPIPLNQFLTQQVPQWRDAIEPTGTVRPNWLTPTTNLLAKEIMERINSSAAINAMNLCCSILLAADQRALTKVRLLEHISYLIKLFKSIPYSDLITIPDQTPEELFEHAKQMGKFVITTDEAGEIVGLTAEQAILMTYYRNNIQHLLIIPAIVARILLKHNRISSQEVVEQVKLLFPLIKSELFLYHNDEQLTQYVHQIIDAYAELNLISYSPDKLTLNYLKMSGLQLLSSSSKDTLQRYVIAFSLLQKDPSISRGTLEKEARLIAERLSVLHGINAPEFFDKGVFSALVSSMREQGYLDDKGDANLPKIEAMNNILKPLITARVMQTIDEINPLDK
- a CDS encoding formate dehydrogenase subunit gamma, giving the protein MNKKGMILRTPLIVRFCHWCMVCLFILTALSGLSLFFPSIKLFSLVLGTPQLVRALHPIIGCVVFVLLMFMFLKLAHHNIPNKNDIIWIKNFKSVIMGKEEGIPIGKYNIGQKFLFWCIMGLISVLFITGMIMWRRYVSDYFPVYIVRIAIFFHSLAAIALILLAIGHAYMAIWVKGSIKGMITGYVSRAWARKNHSAWYEEEMQQLYQQELKENSNSKTEQATQSDQKPAEI
- the fdxH gene encoding formate dehydrogenase subunit beta, which translates into the protein MSLQTQDIIRRSATNALTPAPRARDYQQEVAKLIDVTTCIGCKACQVACSEWNDLRAEVGHTVGVYDNPADLAPKAWTVMRYSEVEVNGKFEWLIRKDGCMHCSDPGCLKACPSEGAIIQYANGIVDFQSEHCIGCGYCMAGCPFNIPRVSKEDNHSYKCTLCVDRVSVGQEPACVKTCPTGAIHFGTKQDMIRHAEHRIEDLKKRGFEHAGLYDPQGVGGTHVMYVLHHADQPELYHGLPKDPHISDVVKFWKGVWKPISAAAFVATFGGLLFHYMGVGAIEVDEDDIEHEKQADQQARKRLGLPIFGRKNSIDSSQQENHHE
- the fdhE gene encoding formate dehydrogenase accessory protein FdhE, whose amino-acid sequence is MSIKIVPQAQLEQHNFNSIIKQIPLVFYPSAKTLYTHRVERLQALAQKSPFSDYLNFCLQIAQQQANLVKQQPVELHQSIPLNNDNPPLSLKNLPLSDVWQKYLNQLLQAISDTTPQITLVIESLLKNSAEQLQQKALYLLNGKLNKVEGNESIFIWSALSLYYCQLASQIKGKAVAENTDNSWLCPVCNSMPVASVIQIGGNNGLRYLHCSLCESEWYVPRVKCTSCDDLQHIEYFSLDNTLAAIKTECCHACQSYLKIFDQDKDPHLEVIADDIASLILDIKTEEEGFAKSGINPFIFGN